Below is a genomic region from Candidatus Binatia bacterium.
CATGCCGCGCTCCAACCCGCGACCGACGTGATCGTGATACCAGCGCGTGCCGGGCGGTCCCGGCACAAACTCGTAGACGAACGACCCGCCGTCGGGCACCGCCGGCTGCGTTACGTTCTCCGCGCCGTCCATGGCGTTGGGGAGGATCATGCCATGCCAGTGCACGGTCGCGCCGTAGCCGCTGCGATTGACGAGGGTTGCGCGAAGGCGCTGACCGTGGACGACGCGCAGCACCGGGCCCGGGATTGTTCCGTTGAAGGCAATGCCGCCGAAATCCAGTCCCGGCACCGGCGAGAAACGCAGCGGAGCAGCGGTCAGCGTGACCTCGACGACGTCGTCAGCCCGCGCCGCATCGCGCAGCGGCGGCAACACGGCCACCGCCATCGTTCCGGCGGCAGCACCAATGAATGCCCCGCGCCGCATTACGAACCGACGTTGAGCGGTACGCTCATCGTGTTGCCGTCGTACTCGATCTGCACCGCCCAGGGTCCGCCCATCGAAAAACGGACGCGTCCGGTGAAAACGTGCGGATCGGTCGCCGACGGATGCAGCGTCACCGTCGGCGTGCTCGCCGGTCCTTTGGCCATCTGCATGACGGGTTGAGCTCTGACGGCCCGCGGCGGCGTGCCGGAGAACGTGACCGCAATAGTCGCTTCCTCGGTGGGTACGGACGGCTTGAACACGACGACGGGGCGCCGCCGCACGCCGGCGCTGCCATCGAGACCCGAGATGTAAGCGACGATGCCGGCGATCTGCGTATCGGTAAAGCCGTTGTTGGGCATCGGCGCGGTTGGGTTCTTGATATGGGACGCGATCTGCGCGGCAGACAGCCGGTGCTCAATGCCGTAGAGCGCCGGTCCGAGCCCGCCTTGGAACTGCGCGCCGTGACAGCCGGCGCACCCGTTGGCCTGCACGAGTTGCGCGCCGGCACTTGCATCGCCCGTGCTTGACGCGCTAGGCGCCAGCGCGCTCGACGTGGCGAAAACGGTTATGGCCGCAATGATTGCTCTGGCGCGCACGAGTGCCGCCCGAATTTCGGAGCGCGAGTAGGCCGCGCCTCCGTTAGTAGGGAGCCGGCGGCGCGGGCGCCACGCCCGTGACCAATCCGCTCGGAGACAGATCGGCGGTGTCGCTGTACAGGTAGGTTCCCGACGGATACGCATACACGTCCACGGACCCGTTCGCGCCGTCGCCGCAGTAGATATGCCGCTCCTGGCGATCCAGCGGACACCAGATTGACGCACCCATCATAGTGTATGTCTTCGGGGCGCTATCGTAGGGCGGGGCGAAGACGTTGATCGTCAGGTGCTCCCAGTCGCCGATTACGAGATTGTCCTTCGAATCGAATGCCGGCACGCCGGGGAGACCAAGAGTGACGCCCGCTAACTGTTTCCCCGGCATCTTGCCCTGCGCAAATTCCACCACGATGCCCTGATTGCCGCTCGTCAAATTCGAAACGAAGACGTCGCCCTTGGTGTCGCTCTCGACGCCCATCGGCACGGAGAACGACGAATCGCTCAGTGTGCGAATATGCTTGCCCGACGTCGTATACACGTTGACGGTCGGCAGACCGCTCTTGTTGTTGAGATTCATGATATAGACGTGACCGAACCCGTCGAAGGCCACGTCCGCCGGCTCGCCGGTCGGATCGGGAATCGTCAACTTTGCGGCGCCGCACTTCGGCGCGTACTCCGTCGTCGTATTGGCGCGGCCATCCGGCACCCACAGATTTCCGGCACGGTCGATGCGGATTCCGTTCGTCGAATCCGCCGGCTCGCAGACGGCCGGCGGCTGATTCTTAGGGTTATTCGCCTTGAACCAGAGGACGCTCGTCGTCCCAAACTGCGCCACCGCGATGTTGGTCGTCCGCCGGCTGTTTGCCGGGGCGGCCTTCATCCAACCCGGCCGCGCGAGATTCGGCCGAAACCAGGCAGGGTAGACCGCGGCACTTCTGCTCGGCGAAGCAGCCGTACCGATACCTGCGACCGGCTGCAGGTTCTCAGAACAAGCCGTAAGCAGACCAAGCGTCACTGCAGCGCCGGCTAGCGCAAGAGGAAAAGCTGATACACGCACGCGAGCAATCTCCTACAGAGGTGGTGTTTTCGTTTCCGATACGTTTGGCTAAGGGGCCGCATGGGTCCGCCGGCTAAAGTCTCACGTTAGTCCCATGTCAAAGCGTAAACGGGTCACGGCGCAGCTGCGCGACTTGCAATGGCGGCACCCAGGTGCTCGTCGCGACGAGTTGGGCGCGGCGCTTCCCGCCGTCGCCGATCGACTCGTCGAGGAACTCGCCGCGGAATCGGAGCAACAGCGCCGGCGCTTCACGGTTTTGCGCCGCAGTGACCTGCTGGGTCACGCGCACTCCGACATCGCCCGCGATGTCGGGTTATCGCGCAGTCAGTTCTATCGCGACCTGCACGAAGCGCGCGAACGATTCGGAGCGGCCCTCGAAGGCGCATTTAGCGTTCGAGCCGTCACGCCGGGTCTGCTGCAGCGTGGCGTCGCCGCTCGACGCGTTACCATCGAAGCGCTGCGCAACGGCGGCCACTACGACCACGCGCGCGATTCCGCTACCGAGAGCCTGCATGCCGCCGAACCCGCGGAAGCGATCGAGCTGCTGTGCCTTCGCGCGGAGCTGGAGACCGAATGCGGCGACTTTGCCGCCGCGCAGCAAACGACGATGCAAGCCCGCGCGATATTGCCGCAGATCGCCGATGACCGGCTGCGCGACCTGCTCGCCGTCACCTGCGACCTCGCCGACTTTGAATCGGCGCACTGCCGTGGAACCCCGATCGACCCTGGGCGGCGCAAAAGCCGGATCGCCGATCTGCGCCGGCACCACGCGGCCGGCGACCACGCGTATGCCTCGCCGCTCGTCAGGGCCCTCGTCGCGGAAGCGTCCCTACTCTTTGCTTGCAGTGACGAGCCAAGCGCGCTCGCGCTCATCGAGGAAGCGTCGTCGCTCGTGCGCCGCGAACCGTCCGTCGACGTGCGCGTCGCCGTCGACGTCCAGGTGCGCGCCTCGGGATTGCACGCTCTCGGCGGCGACGCGATGGCAACGGCCTTGGACGAAGCGGCACGGATCGCCGAAGCCGGAATGCGCTGGCGCGACGCGCACACGCTGCGGCTCGGATTGCAAAGCATGTCGGCGCATCTCCTAACGGTAGGGCGTCTTGACGAGGCGAGGGAGTACGCACTGCAGGCGCGCTCGCTCATCGATCTCTTCGGCAGCCCTCTCGATCGCACGATCGTTCTCTCGAATCTCGCCCGCATCGACGTCCATCGCGGAGACGGCGCTCAGGCCTTGCGTTGGGCCCGGCTCGCGCGCGACGGCGGATGCGATGCGTTTCCGATCACGCAGGCCATCGCCATCTCCGAGGCCGAGGCACTCGCCTTGATCGATCAACCCGATCGGGGCGTAGAGATGGCGCGCGTGTCAGGCGCGCGCGTCCGCGACTGGCCGCGGCTGCATGCGCGGGCCAAGCTCGCCGAAGCGATCGCGCTCGCAAAACTCGCGCCGAGCCGCGAGGCGGAGTCGTGCAGCGACGAAGCCGTAGAGCTCTCGCGTGCGGGCGGTGGTCCGCTGGTGGAGCTTCGAGCGTTGGATCTCAAAGTGAAACTGACGGGCGATGCCGCATCTCGACGCGCGTTACGAGACCTTCGAGCCAAGTTGACCTCGCCAGAAAAATACTAGGCGGATTCGGTTACTCCGTCGCGAACGGACGACGGCATGCTTTCGCGCCGCGATATGCTCCGCGCAACGGCCGGCATCGCCGCCGCTGGACTGATGCCTTCGCCGACGACCGCTGCATCCTCCGACGCGGCGCTCTTCAGGGAGCTCGACAAGCGCATCGAGGCCGCGATGCAACGCTACCACGTTCCGGGCGTCGCCGTCGCGGTTTTTTACAAGGGCCGCGAGTACGTACGCGGCTACGGCAAGACGAGCGTCGATCGTCCGGTCGGAGTCGACGGCGATACGCTCTTTCGCATCGGCTCGATCACGAAGACGTTTACGGGTACCGCCATGATGCGGCTCGTCGAGCAGGGGAAAGTAAATCTCGACGCGCCGGTCCGCTCGTATCTCCCGGGCCTCCAGCTCGCCGACGAATCGGTCGCGCGGCGCGTTACCGTGCGGCAGCTCCTCAACCACAGCGCCGGCTGGCTCGGCGACGATTACGTAACTTACGGATCTGGCGACGACGCGCTGGCAAAGTACGTCACCGGAATGCGCGCGCTGCCGCAGCTCACCCCGCTGGGCCAAATTCTCGCCTACAACAACGCCGCCGTCGATCTAGCCGGCCGCGTGATCGAGGTGGTGACGAACGCGCCATACGAGCGCGCCGTCGAGCTGCTCGTGCTGCGGCCGCTGCGCTTGAGTCACTCGGGCTTCTTCACCGAAAGCCTAACACAGTACCGCATCGCCCAGTCACACGACGTCAAGAACGGCAAACCCCTGGTCGACGCCGCGTCCTGGAACTTTCCGCGCTCGCTCAACCCGACCGGCGGCCTAATCTCCAGCGCGCGCGACCAGCTGCGCTACGCTCGATTTCATCTCGACTATCCGGTAATGCAGAAAGACCCCGGGCCGGGCGGAACGCTCAGCTTCGAAGTCGACGGCGTGTGCGTCACGTGGTGGCAGCGGCGCACGGCTGAGGGCGTCCCCGTATTTGCGCACATGGGGTCGTGGGGCGGGCAAAACGCGGACCTCTTGCTCGTTCCGGCGCGCGGGTTTGCGATGTCTATCTTGACCAACTCCACCACGGGCCCGATGGTCATCGCAGATATCGATCGCTCGGGTTGGGCGTTGAGCCGGTTCGCCGGACTGCATAACCCGCCGGCGGTTCCGAAGGCGTTATCGCCGAGCGCGCTCGCGCCGTACGAAGGACGCTACGAGGGCTGGATCGTACCGCCCGACGGGTCCCCAGAGAAGCCCGAAAAGCTCGCCGTCGAATTGCGCAGGGAGGACGGGGGCCTGCGCGCCGCCGGCGACCTCGAGATATCGCTGGCGTTCTACCGGAACGATTACGTCGTGACGACGGACGCGCAAGGTTTATCCAAGCGCAGCGATTTCGTGCGCGGTGCGGACGGACGCGTCGCCTGGTACCGCGATAACGGCCGAATCTTCAAGCGCGTAGGCTAGCTCTTCTTCGGGCAGAGCGTCGTGCGCGGCGTCGAGGATGGATCGTCGAGAAAGTGCCACTCCGCTTCGAACGCGCAGTGCGAGAGCAGCCAGCTCTGATGCCCGTCGACGTCGGCGATGAGCAGGCGCGCCCGCGGAATCTGCAGCCACACGTTGACCGCACTCGCCAGCGGTGTGGCCGGATCGTAGATCGGGTTTGCGACCATCACGTTGGGGTGCGGGCCGACGTCGAGCTTGTGCGGCGGATTGATCGCCGGCCACGGCCATCCCGCGCAGTCCGGTACGCCGAGCGAGGCGTGCGCGATGGGGTACGGATCCCAGAACTTCCAGACGAAGCGCGGCGCTTCGGCGGCCAGCGCGCCGGCGGTCGGCAGTAGCGCGTTGTAGTCATTCTGCGGTCCGTAGTCGGCGCAGAAGACTCCGGGAAAAAGCCCGTTCTTGCCGGCGCGAAGGCTCCGATCTTGCGACGCGCTCTCCATGGCCGCAGCCCCGGTCTGCGTCAGAGATTTGAGCATCGCGGTATCGCCGCGGCTGAGCTGTCCCATCATCTTCGCGATGACCGGCCAGCCGAAATCGGGGTCGCGGCCGGCGGCCAAAAACTGCGCCACGAGCACCCGCGTTTCCGGCCTCTTCGCCGTGATGGAGTCGTAGACGGCGCCGGCGTTTTGGCCGTGCAGCGCGCAGGAGGAATCGCTGTTGCACCAGCGTTCGAAGCGATCGAACGAGTCGCCGACCGACGCGACGTTGCGCGCCGATAGCGCCGCCAAGTCGATGCTGTGATCGACGACCGCATCGATCACCATCGCCTTTACGCGATCGGGGTAGCGCTCGAGATACGCTGCTCCGTAAGCCGAGCCATAGGATCCGCCGTACGCAATCAGACCCTGATGAGGTGCGAGGGCGAGGCGCATTTGCTCGACGTCCGCCGCGGTATCCATGGCCGACAGGTGCCGGAAGAGCTCGCCCGTCAATGCGACGCAGCTCTTGAAGAGCGCCGCATTCGCGTCGGCGATCGCCTTGAACTCGTCTGCCGTCGGCGGTTGGCCGGACGGCGGCCTCGGCGACGGAACGGCGTCCGGAGCGCAGCGGATCGGATTGCTCTCACCGATGCCGCGCGGATCGAAGGTCACGACGTCGTACTCCCGCCGAAGCTCGTCCACATGGTGCTCCTTGCGCAGATAGCCGGCGAGAATTGACGCGATGCCGGCGCCGGGGCCGCCGGGGAGAAAGATCAGCACGCCCTTCTTGCGGCCGGGATCGAGCGCCGGCACGCGCGCGATGCGTAGCGCGAACTTCGGGCCCTGCGGATTCGCGGGATCGACCGGCACGCCCAAACCGGCGCACTGCGTGTTCGGAACGTCGTCACACGTGGCCCAGTGCAGCTTTGCCGGCGCCTGTTGAGCCGCCGCCGTTTGACTGGCAGTGGTTTGCGTTCCACTCGAGCATGCCGACAAAACAACGAGAACGGCGGCAACTTCAAACGCGAGCTGCCTCAGTAAACGGCCGGGTTTGTGCATCACGGCCGACGTTCTTCTAGCGTCGGCCGTGAGCCTCTCCCGATCGATGCGCTTTAGGCGCTTCGGACGGACCGGAACGTAGCGCGAACGTCTTCGGAGAAGAGTTGCGGCTGCTCCCAGGCGGCGAAATGGCCGCCGACGTCGTGTTTCTTGTAATAGACCAGCTTGGGATAGGCCTTCTCCGACCAGCTCCGCGGCGCCGTATAGAGCTCGTGCGGAAAGGCGCTGACGCCGACCGGAATGGTGACGCCCTTCACGTCGAAGAAGTCGAGCTTATTCTCCCAGTACAAGCGCGCCGATGAGATGCCCGTCTTCGTCAACCAGTACATCGTGATGTTGTCGAGCACGTCGTCACGCGAAAGGCCGCCGGGATGCCCCGCAAAGGCCGGCGCGATCATCTCGTAACTGTCCTTGTCGTGATCGAGAATCCAGGCTGCGAGACCGATCGGCGAATCCATCAGTCCGTAGAGGGTCTGCGGGCGATTGCTCATCTCGACGGCATAGCCGAGATGATGACCATAGAAATCTTTCAGCTGCTCGAACGCGTTCAGCTCGTCGCCGGAGAGGCCCGCCGGCGCGGGCTGGCCCGATTTGGCGGCCGCTAGGATGTCGGCGGGAACGGTGCCCGGCATATTGCTGTGAATGGCCTGCACCTGCGCCGGCGCGAGCAACGCGATCTCCTGCGTAACGGAAGCGCCCCAGTCGCCGCCTT
It encodes:
- a CDS encoding serine hydrolase domain-containing protein, with product MLSRRDMLRATAGIAAAGLMPSPTTAASSDAALFRELDKRIEAAMQRYHVPGVAVAVFYKGREYVRGYGKTSVDRPVGVDGDTLFRIGSITKTFTGTAMMRLVEQGKVNLDAPVRSYLPGLQLADESVARRVTVRQLLNHSAGWLGDDYVTYGSGDDALAKYVTGMRALPQLTPLGQILAYNNAAVDLAGRVIEVVTNAPYERAVELLVLRPLRLSHSGFFTESLTQYRIAQSHDVKNGKPLVDAASWNFPRSLNPTGGLISSARDQLRYARFHLDYPVMQKDPGPGGTLSFEVDGVCVTWWQRRTAEGVPVFAHMGSWGGQNADLLLVPARGFAMSILTNSTTGPMVIADIDRSGWALSRFAGLHNPPAVPKALSPSALAPYEGRYEGWIVPPDGSPEKPEKLAVELRREDGGLRAAGDLEISLAFYRNDYVVTTDAQGLSKRSDFVRGADGRVAWYRDNGRIFKRVG
- a CDS encoding epoxide hydrolase; this translates as MTQVQEPTAGGTTAVRPFPKLNVPEAELVELRARIKAMRWPTLELVSDQSQGVQLATTQALAAYWSTDYDWRKCEAKLNAIPQFVTEIDGQDIHFIHQRSKHENALPLVVTHGWPGSYIEQTKIIGLLTDPTAHGASASDAFHLVIPSIPGYGYSPEPATLGWDPVRVAKAWVVLMERLGYSKFVAQGGDWGASVTQEIALLAPAQVQAIHSNMPGTVPADILAAAKSGQPAPAGLSGDELNAFEQLKDFYGHHLGYAVEMSNRPQTLYGLMDSPIGLAAWILDHDKDSYEMIAPAFAGHPGGLSRDDVLDNITMYWLTKTGISSARLYWENKLDFFDVKGVTIPVGVSAFPHELYTAPRSWSEKAYPKLVYYKKHDVGGHFAAWEQPQLFSEDVRATFRSVRSA
- a CDS encoding c-type cytochrome, translated to MRARAIIAAITVFATSSALAPSASSTGDASAGAQLVQANGCAGCHGAQFQGGLGPALYGIEHRLSAAQIASHIKNPTAPMPNNGFTDTQIAGIVAYISGLDGSAGVRRRPVVVFKPSVPTEEATIAVTFSGTPPRAVRAQPVMQMAKGPASTPTVTLHPSATDPHVFTGRVRFSMGGPWAVQIEYDGNTMSVPLNVGS
- a CDS encoding alpha/beta fold hydrolase, which gives rise to MHKPGRLLRQLAFEVAAVLVVLSACSSGTQTTASQTAAAQQAPAKLHWATCDDVPNTQCAGLGVPVDPANPQGPKFALRIARVPALDPGRKKGVLIFLPGGPGAGIASILAGYLRKEHHVDELRREYDVVTFDPRGIGESNPIRCAPDAVPSPRPPSGQPPTADEFKAIADANAALFKSCVALTGELFRHLSAMDTAADVEQMRLALAPHQGLIAYGGSYGSAYGAAYLERYPDRVKAMVIDAVVDHSIDLAALSARNVASVGDSFDRFERWCNSDSSCALHGQNAGAVYDSITAKRPETRVLVAQFLAAGRDPDFGWPVIAKMMGQLSRGDTAMLKSLTQTGAAAMESASQDRSLRAGKNGLFPGVFCADYGPQNDYNALLPTAGALAAEAPRFVWKFWDPYPIAHASLGVPDCAGWPWPAINPPHKLDVGPHPNVMVANPIYDPATPLASAVNVWLQIPRARLLIADVDGHQSWLLSHCAFEAEWHFLDDPSSTPRTTLCPKKS